The following proteins come from a genomic window of Pyxidicoccus sp. MSG2:
- a CDS encoding PAS domain-containing protein — translation MTELPPSATEAVPSAERERLRAVLRLLPVGVFIADAQGRLLETNAVANAIWGGRPPLVEDTSRYGEYAAWWPDTGRRLEAHEWGLARALRDGETVLNQEVDIVAFDGARRTILNSATPLYAADGSLLGAVAVNVDITERKVAERAEAFLSKASRLLAESLEWETTLKAVARLATQEWADYCLLDVLAGDGTLHRLALFARDTERQALLNRTMPYPARLDSDTVMARAITEGRSILVPDITPEWLERHARNPEHLRLMEELAPRSMLALPLVRGEQRFGLITLISTSLARRYTPRDLTYAEEFARRAALAVESARLYREAQEALRARDASLALLESLLAASPVGMGFLDRELRYVHVNPVLADINSMSPEEHRGRTPTEVLGPGAEGLVALLRQVLRTGEPVVDLVVDDPRPTELRHYLATYFPVCVDGEPLGVGATVREVTEQKREEEQLRFLADATVRLSTSLDWRTTLRTVAQVLVEQLADYCTVDILTPDGEQLERVEARGSDARTQQLLEKSLHYPPPPGARTPLRRVLETGQPELASEVDPAWLDALAVSPEHRRHMEALHPRSAMFVPLVAHGRTLGVVSVVSQTPSRRYGARDLVFLEDLAARAALAVDNARLYREVEGAVTARDEFVAIATHELRTPLSALQLQLGSLQRATERDTPLPPERLKQGLDGARRQAERLGHLVTHLFDVARISTGRLELEREEVDLSALAHRLVARMEDALAAAGCAPVVHTDAPVRARVDRLRMEQVLMNLLSNAMKYAPGQPVELSVESTDGAAVIVVRDWGPGISREAQARIFERFARASGEHARASLGLGLYISRQIARAHGGDLTVEDPPEGPGARFVLRLPRQ, via the coding sequence ATGACCGAGCTCCCGCCCTCCGCCACCGAGGCCGTGCCTTCCGCCGAGCGGGAGCGGCTGCGCGCCGTGCTGCGGCTGTTGCCGGTGGGCGTCTTCATCGCCGACGCACAGGGGCGGCTGCTGGAGACGAACGCGGTGGCGAACGCCATCTGGGGAGGACGGCCGCCCCTGGTGGAGGACACCTCCCGGTATGGCGAGTACGCCGCCTGGTGGCCGGACACCGGAAGGCGGCTGGAGGCGCACGAGTGGGGCCTGGCGCGCGCGCTGCGCGACGGGGAGACGGTGCTCAACCAGGAGGTGGACATCGTCGCCTTCGACGGCGCGCGGCGCACCATCCTCAACTCGGCCACGCCGCTGTACGCCGCGGACGGCAGCCTGCTGGGCGCGGTGGCCGTCAACGTCGACATCACCGAGCGCAAGGTGGCCGAGCGCGCGGAGGCCTTCCTCTCCAAGGCCAGCCGCCTGCTGGCGGAGTCCCTGGAGTGGGAGACGACGCTCAAGGCGGTGGCGCGCCTGGCCACGCAGGAGTGGGCGGACTACTGCCTGCTGGACGTGCTGGCCGGGGATGGCACCCTGCACCGGCTCGCCCTCTTCGCCAGGGACACGGAGCGCCAGGCGCTGCTGAATCGCACGATGCCCTACCCGGCGCGGCTGGACTCGGACACGGTGATGGCGCGGGCCATCACCGAGGGGCGCTCCATCCTGGTGCCGGACATCACCCCGGAGTGGCTGGAGCGTCACGCGCGCAACCCGGAGCATCTGCGGCTGATGGAGGAGCTGGCGCCGCGCTCCATGCTCGCGCTCCCGCTGGTGCGGGGCGAGCAGCGCTTCGGCCTCATCACCCTCATCTCCACCTCGCTCGCGCGCCGCTACACACCAAGGGACCTCACGTACGCGGAGGAGTTCGCCCGCCGCGCGGCGCTCGCGGTGGAGAGCGCACGGCTGTACCGCGAGGCACAGGAGGCGCTGCGGGCGCGTGACGCGTCGCTGGCGCTGCTGGAATCGCTCCTCGCCGCTTCGCCGGTGGGCATGGGCTTCCTGGACCGGGAGCTGCGCTACGTGCACGTCAACCCGGTGCTGGCCGACATCAACAGCATGTCACCGGAGGAGCACCGGGGCCGCACGCCGACAGAGGTGCTGGGGCCCGGCGCGGAAGGCCTGGTGGCGCTGCTGCGGCAGGTGCTGCGCACGGGCGAGCCGGTGGTGGACCTGGTGGTGGACGACCCGCGTCCGACCGAGCTCCGCCACTACCTGGCCACCTACTTCCCGGTGTGCGTGGACGGCGAGCCGCTGGGCGTGGGCGCCACGGTGCGGGAGGTGACGGAGCAGAAGCGGGAGGAGGAGCAGCTGCGCTTCCTCGCGGATGCCACCGTGCGCCTGTCCACCTCGCTCGACTGGCGCACCACGCTGCGCACCGTGGCCCAGGTGCTGGTGGAACAGCTGGCGGACTACTGCACGGTGGACATCCTCACCCCGGACGGCGAGCAACTGGAGCGCGTGGAGGCGCGGGGCAGCGACGCGCGCACCCAGCAACTGCTGGAGAAGTCGCTGCACTACCCTCCGCCACCCGGCGCGCGCACGCCGCTGCGCCGCGTCCTGGAGACGGGCCAGCCGGAGCTGGCGTCGGAGGTGGACCCGGCGTGGCTGGACGCCCTCGCCGTGTCGCCCGAGCACCGCCGGCACATGGAGGCGCTGCACCCGCGCTCGGCGATGTTCGTCCCGCTGGTGGCACACGGGCGCACGCTCGGCGTGGTGAGCGTCGTCTCGCAGACCCCCTCCCGACGCTACGGCGCCAGGGACCTCGTCTTCCTGGAAGACCTGGCGGCGCGCGCGGCGCTCGCGGTGGACAACGCGAGGCTGTACCGCGAGGTGGAGGGGGCGGTGACGGCGCGCGACGAGTTCGTGGCCATCGCCACGCACGAGCTGCGCACCCCGCTGTCCGCGCTGCAGCTGCAGCTCGGCTCGCTCCAGCGCGCGACGGAGCGCGACACGCCGCTTCCGCCAGAGCGGCTGAAGCAGGGGCTGGACGGCGCGCGGCGGCAGGCGGAGCGGCTGGGCCACCTCGTCACCCACCTGTTCGACGTGGCGCGCATCAGCACCGGGCGCCTGGAATTGGAGCGCGAGGAGGTGGACCTGTCCGCGCTGGCGCACCGGCTGGTGGCGCGCATGGAGGACGCGCTGGCCGCCGCGGGCTGCGCGCCCGTCGTCCACACGGACGCGCCGGTGCGGGCCCGGGTGGACCGGCTCCGGATGGAGCAGGTGCTGATGAACCTCCTGTCCAACGCGATGAAGTACGCGCCCGGCCAGCCGGTGGAGCTGTCCGTCGAGTCCACGGACGGGGCGGCCGTCATCGTCGTGCGCGACTGGGGCCCCGGCATCTCCCGCGAGGCGCAGGCGCGCATCTTCGAGCGCTTCGCGCGCGCCAGCGGCGAGCACGCCCGCGCCAGCCTGGGCCTGGGCCTCTACATCTCCCGGCAGATTGCCCGCGCCCACGGCGGCGACCTCACCGTGGAGGACCCGCCCGAGGGCCCCGGCGCCCGCTTCGTGCTGCGGCTGCCCCGGCAGTGA
- a CDS encoding HAD family hydrolase, giving the protein MAIACVVLDFDGTFTDVAAESAPFLRHFRDGLARVLGQELEVAWEEEVSALKAGADSLGWELGGRVVAPATADPYLTATCAAHRLLQRFGRGADEAVRSEAVQGLYREAYAYSATAFKPEAKEVLEALLATGLPVTVVTNAHTDLVEKKLDQLAPRGRERLRVSGDARKFLLDPPDAPDARFDSVPETQVMDGALRRPIYLRRGRYFQALKRVWDSTGTRPEETLVAGDIYELDLALPAALGAHVQLVARDNVLPYELKAVHALGIRGGVDRSLRALLPRLR; this is encoded by the coding sequence ATGGCGATTGCGTGTGTGGTGCTGGACTTCGATGGAACCTTCACGGACGTGGCGGCGGAGAGCGCGCCCTTCCTGCGTCACTTCCGCGACGGGCTGGCGCGGGTGCTGGGGCAGGAGCTGGAGGTGGCATGGGAGGAGGAGGTCTCCGCGCTGAAGGCGGGGGCGGACTCGCTGGGCTGGGAGCTGGGCGGCAGGGTGGTGGCGCCGGCCACGGCGGACCCGTACCTGACGGCGACGTGCGCGGCGCACCGGCTGCTGCAGCGCTTCGGCAGGGGCGCGGACGAGGCGGTGCGCTCGGAGGCGGTGCAGGGGCTGTACCGCGAGGCGTACGCGTACTCCGCCACGGCCTTCAAGCCGGAGGCGAAGGAGGTGCTGGAGGCGCTGCTGGCCACCGGCCTGCCGGTGACGGTGGTGACCAACGCGCACACCGATTTGGTGGAGAAGAAGCTGGACCAGCTCGCGCCCAGGGGGCGGGAGCGGCTGCGGGTGTCCGGGGACGCGCGCAAGTTCCTCCTGGACCCGCCGGACGCGCCCGACGCGCGCTTCGACTCGGTGCCGGAGACGCAGGTGATGGACGGGGCGCTGCGCCGGCCCATCTACCTGCGCCGTGGCCGCTACTTCCAGGCGCTCAAGCGCGTCTGGGACTCCACGGGCACGCGGCCCGAGGAGACGCTGGTGGCCGGTGACATCTACGAGCTGGACCTCGCGCTGCCGGCCGCCCTGGGCGCGCACGTGCAGCTGGTGGCCCGCGACAACGTGCTGCCCTACGAGCTGAAGGCGGTGCACGCGCTCGGCATCCGCGGCGGCGTGGACCGCAGCCTGCGCGCCCTGCTGCCGCGCCTGCGCTGA
- the atpA gene encoding F0F1 ATP synthase subunit alpha, whose protein sequence is MEIRADEISRIIREQIKDYGKKVTVAETGTVLSVGDGIARIYGLEGALAGELVEFHNGVQGLVLNLEEDNVGVAIMGDFQHIREGDTVKRTQQIASVPVGKGLLGRVVDPLGKPLDGKGPIVGTETRRLEVKAPGIVKRKSVHEPLQTGIKALDALVPVGRGQRELIIGDRQTGKTAVAIDTIINQKGLGVYCIYVAIGQKQSTVAQVVEKLNRFGAMEFTTVVAANASDSAPMQFFAPYAGVAIGEYFRDNKMHALIIYDDLSKQAVAYRQLSLLLRRPPGREAYPGDVFYVHSRLLERAAKLSDEEGAGSLTALPIIETQAGDVSAYIPTNVISITDGQIFLETDLFFAGVRPAINVGLSVSRVGSAAQIKAMKQVAGTMKLDLAQYRELAAFAQFGSDLDKATQETLARGARMVEVLKQGQYEPLPVEKQVMQLYAATNRDDPKKRGWIRDVPVSDIVRWMREFLEFADGKHPNISKDIQTKRELSNDTKATLNKAITEFNEVFQPTPGAKV, encoded by the coding sequence ATGGAAATCCGCGCCGACGAGATCAGCAGAATCATCCGGGAGCAGATCAAGGATTACGGCAAGAAGGTCACCGTCGCGGAGACTGGCACCGTGCTGTCCGTCGGTGACGGTATCGCCCGCATCTACGGCCTCGAGGGCGCCCTGGCCGGCGAGCTGGTGGAGTTCCACAACGGGGTGCAGGGCCTGGTGCTCAACCTCGAAGAGGACAACGTCGGCGTCGCCATCATGGGTGACTTCCAGCACATCCGCGAGGGCGACACCGTCAAGCGCACCCAGCAGATTGCCTCCGTGCCCGTGGGCAAGGGGCTGCTGGGCCGCGTGGTGGACCCGCTCGGCAAGCCGCTGGACGGCAAGGGCCCCATCGTCGGCACCGAGACGCGCCGCCTCGAGGTGAAGGCGCCCGGCATCGTGAAGCGCAAGAGCGTGCACGAGCCCCTGCAGACGGGCATCAAGGCGCTGGACGCGCTGGTGCCGGTGGGCCGCGGTCAGCGCGAGCTCATCATCGGTGACCGCCAGACGGGCAAGACGGCCGTCGCCATCGACACCATCATCAACCAGAAGGGCCTGGGCGTTTACTGCATCTACGTCGCCATCGGCCAGAAGCAGTCCACGGTCGCCCAGGTGGTGGAGAAGCTGAACCGCTTCGGCGCCATGGAGTTCACCACGGTGGTGGCGGCCAACGCCTCCGACTCGGCGCCGATGCAGTTCTTCGCGCCGTACGCCGGCGTGGCCATTGGCGAGTACTTCCGCGACAACAAGATGCACGCCCTCATCATCTACGATGACCTGTCCAAGCAGGCCGTGGCGTACCGCCAGCTGTCGCTGCTGCTGCGCCGCCCGCCGGGCCGCGAGGCGTACCCGGGCGACGTGTTCTACGTCCACAGCCGCCTGCTGGAGCGCGCCGCCAAGCTGTCCGACGAGGAGGGCGCCGGCTCGCTGACCGCGCTCCCCATCATCGAGACGCAGGCCGGTGACGTGTCCGCGTACATCCCGACCAACGTCATCTCGATTACGGACGGGCAGATCTTCCTCGAGACGGACCTCTTCTTCGCCGGCGTCCGCCCCGCCATCAACGTCGGTCTGTCGGTGTCCCGCGTCGGTTCCGCCGCGCAGATCAAGGCCATGAAGCAGGTGGCCGGCACCATGAAGCTGGACCTGGCGCAGTACCGCGAGCTGGCGGCCTTCGCGCAGTTCGGCTCGGACCTCGACAAGGCCACCCAGGAGACGCTGGCCCGCGGCGCCCGCATGGTGGAGGTGCTCAAGCAGGGTCAGTACGAGCCGCTCCCCGTCGAGAAGCAGGTCATGCAGCTGTACGCCGCCACCAACCGCGACGACCCCAAGAAGCGCGGCTGGATTCGCGACGTCCCGGTGTCCGACATCGTGCGCTGGATGCGTGAGTTCCTGGAGTTCGCGGACGGCAAGCACCCGAACATCTCCAAGGACATCCAGACGAAGCGCGAGCTGAGCAACGACACCAAGGCGACGCTGAACAAGGCCATCACCGAGTTCAACGAGGTGTTCCAGCCCACGCCGGGCGCCAAGGTCTAG
- a CDS encoding PAS domain-containing sensor histidine kinase, whose protein sequence is MPQSLLHWLPDGAPSSAAPEESRPFLGALLNAAGCGVALLDRELRPVWVNAAMAALSGQEPRAHVGRPLLELWPQVAPALSPLLARALAGEDVTEAPVYGALAASAGERHLRVGTSPALNGGALAGVVLWVRDETERVREEQRVREREAHMRSLADVACDGHFLHINGKVLEANRAVATLLGLTSPSQMRGRDLSEWVAPEFRQTVLGAMSRGVETPYEVVCVRVDGQRVPVEVLAKDVTWEGQPARLVAIWDISSRKASEERVARTDHFRDQLLGVIGTDLRTPLQSIQLGTGALQRLGGMEEPQRRLVGHMAQAARRMERMIHELLDFTRERLAGGLVVRPEPGVLDLVVERVVEERRLAHPGRAIQLESEGDLHGRWDAPRLAQLADNLLGSVLQHGPEDAPVLLRLSGTVGGVTLSVHNDGLVVPAEEHAALFEPFRRGRAASPDGLGLGLYIARQIALAHGGRLTVESRTGGGVRFIVWLPREATSS, encoded by the coding sequence ATGCCGCAGTCCCTGCTCCACTGGCTCCCTGATGGCGCGCCCTCGTCGGCCGCGCCCGAGGAGTCGAGGCCCTTCCTTGGCGCGTTGCTCAACGCCGCGGGTTGTGGCGTGGCCCTCCTGGACAGAGAGCTCCGGCCGGTCTGGGTGAATGCGGCGATGGCGGCGCTGTCGGGCCAGGAGCCCCGCGCGCACGTGGGCCGTCCGCTGCTGGAGTTGTGGCCCCAGGTGGCGCCCGCGCTGTCCCCCCTGCTGGCCCGCGCGTTGGCGGGCGAGGACGTGACGGAGGCGCCGGTGTATGGCGCGCTGGCGGCCTCGGCGGGAGAGCGGCATTTGAGGGTGGGCACGTCGCCCGCGCTGAATGGCGGCGCGCTGGCGGGTGTGGTGTTGTGGGTGCGCGACGAGACGGAGCGCGTGCGCGAGGAGCAGCGGGTGCGCGAGCGCGAGGCGCACATGCGCAGCCTCGCGGACGTGGCGTGCGACGGGCACTTCCTGCACATCAACGGCAAGGTCCTCGAGGCCAACCGCGCGGTGGCGACCCTGCTGGGGCTCACCTCGCCCTCGCAGATGCGGGGCCGGGATTTGTCCGAGTGGGTGGCGCCGGAGTTCCGCCAGACGGTGCTCGGGGCGATGAGCCGCGGGGTGGAGACGCCGTACGAAGTCGTGTGCGTGCGCGTCGACGGCCAGCGCGTCCCCGTGGAGGTGCTGGCGAAGGACGTGACGTGGGAGGGCCAACCGGCACGGCTGGTGGCCATCTGGGACATCAGCAGCCGCAAGGCCTCCGAGGAGCGCGTGGCCCGGACGGACCACTTCCGGGACCAGTTGCTGGGCGTCATCGGCACGGACCTGCGCACGCCGCTGCAGTCCATCCAGCTGGGCACCGGCGCCCTGCAGCGCCTGGGCGGGATGGAGGAGCCCCAGCGGCGGCTGGTGGGCCACATGGCCCAGGCGGCCCGGCGCATGGAGCGGATGATCCACGAGCTGCTCGACTTCACCCGGGAGCGGCTGGCCGGCGGGCTGGTGGTCCGGCCGGAGCCGGGCGTGCTGGACCTGGTGGTGGAGCGGGTGGTGGAGGAGCGCCGGCTGGCGCACCCCGGGCGCGCGATTCAGCTGGAGTCCGAGGGGGATTTGCACGGGCGGTGGGACGCGCCCCGGCTGGCGCAGCTCGCGGACAACCTGCTGGGGAGTGTCCTCCAGCACGGCCCCGAGGACGCCCCCGTGCTGCTGCGGCTGTCCGGCACGGTGGGAGGCGTCACCCTCTCCGTCCACAACGACGGGCTGGTGGTGCCCGCCGAGGAGCACGCCGCCCTCTTCGAGCCCTTCCGCCGGGGCCGCGCCGCGAGCCCGGATGGCCTGGGGCTGGGGCTCTACATCGCCCGGCAGATTGCCCTGGCCCACGGCGGCCGGCTCACGGTGGAGTCCCGCACCGGCGGCGGAGTGCGCTTCATCGTCTGGCTCCCTCGCGAGGCCACCAGCTCCTGA
- the atpH gene encoding ATP synthase F1 subunit delta, whose amino-acid sequence MVNVSIARRYARALLDVASEAGRTEAVAEQLTAFAQVFAKSPELTDVLLNPAYSRSQRTQVVEGVMKALPGGADPILASTLRLLVDRSRLNYLTDIARLFGDMADARAGRVRGHVTTATPLQADALARIQQQLQQLTQRNVILETRVDPSILGGVSAQVGSILYDGSIRTQLEQMRRELKEH is encoded by the coding sequence ATGGTGAACGTGTCCATCGCCCGCCGCTACGCCCGTGCGCTCCTCGACGTTGCCTCGGAGGCCGGCCGTACCGAAGCCGTCGCCGAGCAGCTCACCGCCTTCGCCCAGGTCTTCGCGAAGAGCCCGGAGCTGACGGACGTGCTCCTCAACCCCGCCTACTCCCGCAGCCAGCGCACCCAGGTGGTGGAGGGTGTGATGAAGGCCCTCCCCGGTGGGGCGGACCCCATCCTGGCCAGCACCCTGCGCCTGCTGGTGGACCGCAGCCGCCTCAACTACCTCACCGACATCGCCCGCCTCTTCGGCGACATGGCGGATGCCCGTGCCGGCCGCGTCCGGGGCCACGTCACCACCGCCACCCCGCTGCAGGCCGACGCCCTGGCCCGCATCCAGCAGCAGCTGCAGCAGCTCACCCAGCGCAACGTCATCCTGGAGACGCGCGTGGACCCGTCCATCCTGGGCGGCGTGTCCGCGCAGGTCGGCAGCATCCTGTATGACGGCAGCATCCGCACCCAGCTGGAGCAGATGCGCCGCGAGCTGAAGGAGCACTGA
- a CDS encoding Hsp70 family protein, with translation MHDPVIGIDLGTTNSAVATVEDGRARLIPSRAGGRLTPSVVGMTKSGERVVGHAAQALGEEHPDAVVWATKRFLGRRYTPELVQQAKATVPYPLVAGPSGDVRVKLGGRVMPVTQVSAMILGELALDAQAHFGRPVSKCVITVPANFDDNQRQATREAATIAGLDVVRLVNEPTAAALAYGLSRGFEGNALVFDLGGGTFDVSILEVKAGVFEVRATGGDPRLGGEDFDQRIVQWLLAQVDDEMRHVVSQDAQSLRRLKVAAEAAKRTLTEADEASVSVSGLGDHATSGRRLTELETVLTRSFFETLSEPLSRRCLEVCQGVMREAKMDPRSVDVVLLVGGMTRVPLIRRLVADFFGRAPSTDVHPDEAVALGAAVQADELLRQSGQALLLDVASQSLGVGVLGGRVKRLIAKNTGVPVVARDIFFPGTAGQNEARIPVYQGESDFQDENHKLGEVVLKNLHVAARGDVPLEVVFELSSEGILAVKATDLTTGNMELVRLEARPGMPQGEAEKLGAEQAHYAQSQGVVDARRAEDLFRKLLERGDKLARMLQKSAQENPSPEAQAAVGTVQQLLDGGRTALQSGDAAQCASIARQLTQLLSGRQEPRA, from the coding sequence ATGCACGACCCCGTCATCGGCATCGACCTGGGTACCACCAATAGCGCCGTGGCGACCGTCGAGGACGGACGCGCGCGGCTCATCCCCTCGCGCGCCGGTGGCCGGCTGACGCCCTCCGTGGTGGGAATGACGAAGTCGGGCGAGCGCGTGGTGGGCCATGCCGCGCAGGCGCTCGGGGAGGAACATCCCGACGCGGTGGTCTGGGCCACCAAGCGTTTCCTGGGGCGGCGCTACACGCCGGAACTGGTGCAGCAGGCGAAGGCGACGGTGCCCTATCCGCTGGTGGCGGGGCCGTCGGGCGACGTGCGCGTGAAGCTGGGCGGACGGGTGATGCCCGTCACCCAGGTGTCCGCGATGATTCTGGGTGAGCTGGCGCTGGACGCGCAGGCGCACTTCGGACGTCCCGTCTCCAAGTGCGTGATTACGGTGCCCGCCAACTTCGACGACAACCAGCGCCAGGCCACGCGCGAGGCGGCGACGATTGCCGGGCTGGACGTGGTGCGGCTGGTGAACGAGCCCACCGCGGCGGCGCTGGCCTACGGCCTGTCACGCGGCTTCGAGGGCAACGCGCTGGTGTTCGACCTCGGCGGCGGCACCTTCGACGTTTCGATTCTGGAGGTGAAGGCCGGCGTCTTCGAGGTGCGCGCCACCGGTGGAGACCCGAGGCTGGGCGGAGAGGACTTCGACCAGCGCATCGTCCAGTGGCTGCTGGCGCAGGTGGACGATGAGATGCGGCACGTGGTGTCGCAGGACGCGCAGAGCCTGCGCCGCCTGAAGGTGGCCGCCGAGGCCGCCAAGCGCACCCTCACCGAGGCGGACGAGGCCAGCGTCTCCGTGTCCGGGCTGGGCGACCACGCCACCAGCGGCCGGCGCCTGACGGAGCTGGAGACGGTGCTGACGCGCTCCTTCTTCGAGACGCTGTCCGAGCCGCTCTCGCGCCGCTGCCTGGAGGTGTGCCAGGGGGTGATGCGCGAGGCGAAGATGGACCCTCGCTCGGTGGACGTGGTGCTGCTGGTGGGCGGCATGACGCGCGTGCCGCTGATTCGGCGGCTGGTGGCGGACTTCTTCGGCCGCGCGCCGTCCACGGACGTGCACCCGGACGAGGCCGTCGCCCTGGGCGCGGCGGTGCAGGCGGACGAACTGCTGCGCCAGTCCGGCCAGGCGCTGCTGCTGGACGTGGCCAGCCAGAGCCTGGGCGTGGGCGTGCTGGGCGGGCGCGTGAAGCGGCTCATCGCGAAGAACACCGGCGTGCCGGTGGTGGCGCGTGACATCTTCTTCCCCGGGACTGCCGGGCAGAACGAGGCGCGCATCCCCGTGTACCAGGGGGAGAGCGACTTCCAGGATGAGAACCACAAGCTGGGCGAGGTGGTGCTGAAGAACCTGCACGTGGCCGCGCGCGGCGACGTGCCCCTGGAAGTCGTCTTCGAGCTGTCCAGCGAGGGCATCCTCGCGGTGAAGGCCACGGACCTGACCACCGGCAACATGGAACTGGTGCGCCTGGAGGCGCGGCCGGGCATGCCGCAGGGCGAGGCGGAGAAGCTGGGCGCGGAGCAGGCCCACTACGCGCAGAGCCAGGGCGTGGTGGACGCCAGGCGCGCGGAGGACCTGTTCCGCAAGCTGCTGGAGCGCGGTGACAAGCTGGCGCGGATGCTCCAGAAGAGCGCGCAGGAGAACCCCAGCCCGGAGGCCCAGGCCGCCGTGGGCACCGTGCAGCAGTTGCTGGACGGCGGGCGCACCGCGCTCCAGAGCGGGGACGCCGCGCAGTGCGCCTCGATTGCAAGGCAGCTCACGCAACTGCTGTCTGGCCGGCAGGAGCCCCGCGCCTGA
- a CDS encoding TIGR02266 family protein encodes MTVPPSAARDTVFVVDDSRTAREVVRLHLARLGCEAVAMEGGEACLAELARRAPSLILLDLRMERMQGDEVCRLVKAHPAGRNVPVIMFTSAGEPHEVMHCWRAGADDFLPKPVALEALEAKLAAVRAARERGQGVPRGRRVLLVEGGRFLHTFLGGALEQEGLHVLYARDAEDAARLAALHGAQLDGFVVDVSRTPREALGLATKLREVHARKPLVLLSRAEESADVLTRAQAVSGAPLLEKRHLGADELLGKVLGRLIPGLVPLRAAERVPFFTVVEFATAGGAAMSGFSHDASPEGLFVRTLTPAREGARLSLKVLLAGQRTPCTAEATVAWANPPHPQGPFRAPAGMGLRLERMDSSLTQQFVRFVPRTLGFPLSGSPRVSGF; translated from the coding sequence ATGACCGTCCCCCCCTCCGCCGCGCGCGACACCGTGTTCGTGGTGGACGACTCCCGTACCGCCCGGGAGGTGGTGCGCCTGCACCTGGCGCGGCTGGGCTGCGAGGCCGTGGCGATGGAGGGCGGCGAGGCGTGCCTGGCGGAGCTGGCGCGGCGCGCGCCCTCGCTCATCCTCCTGGATTTGCGCATGGAGCGCATGCAGGGCGACGAGGTGTGCCGCCTCGTGAAGGCGCACCCCGCGGGCCGCAACGTGCCCGTCATCATGTTCACCTCCGCGGGCGAGCCGCACGAGGTGATGCACTGCTGGCGCGCGGGCGCGGACGACTTCTTGCCCAAGCCCGTGGCGCTGGAGGCGCTGGAGGCGAAGCTGGCCGCGGTGCGCGCGGCGCGGGAGCGGGGACAGGGCGTCCCTCGCGGGCGCCGCGTGCTGCTGGTGGAGGGCGGGCGCTTCCTGCACACCTTCCTGGGCGGAGCGCTGGAGCAGGAGGGCCTGCACGTGCTCTACGCGCGCGACGCCGAGGACGCCGCGCGTCTGGCCGCGCTGCACGGCGCGCAACTGGACGGCTTCGTGGTGGACGTGTCCCGCACGCCCCGTGAGGCGCTGGGGCTGGCCACGAAGCTGCGCGAGGTGCATGCGCGCAAGCCGCTGGTGCTGCTGTCGCGCGCGGAGGAGTCCGCGGACGTGCTCACCCGGGCCCAGGCGGTGTCGGGCGCGCCGCTGCTGGAGAAGCGTCACCTGGGCGCGGACGAGCTGCTGGGCAAGGTGCTGGGGCGGCTGATACCGGGGCTCGTCCCGCTGCGCGCCGCGGAGCGCGTGCCCTTCTTCACCGTGGTGGAGTTCGCCACCGCGGGCGGCGCGGCCATGTCCGGCTTCAGCCACGACGCCAGCCCGGAGGGCCTCTTCGTGCGCACCCTCACCCCCGCGCGCGAGGGTGCACGGCTGTCTTTGAAGGTCCTGCTCGCCGGCCAGCGCACGCCCTGCACCGCGGAGGCGACGGTGGCCTGGGCCAACCCGCCGCACCCCCAGGGCCCCTTCCGCGCTCCCGCCGGCATGGGCCTGCGCCTGGAGCGCATGGACTCGTCGCTCACCCAGCAGTTCGTCCGCTTCGTGCCGCGGACCCTCGGTTTTCCGCTCTCGGGTTCCCCGCGCGTCTCAGGTTTCTGA